The genomic interval CCCTTCGGTGTCATTTACTTTTTTAGGCTACTCGTGAGCCAAGTCGTTTTTGACTCGGCTCTTTGAAAGATTCGTTTTTTTTGAGGAGCATTCTTCGCAATGTCATTTTTTTTTAGCATACTGCCAGATAAACTCTGGCATCTTTAAGACAGGTTCACTTTTGGTACCTGTTGGATCTCAAACGGGGCATTAAAGAAGTCGGCCTGCCTGAATCCAAAAAGTTTGGCATAAATGATTTCCGGAATCTTTCCGCACCGGGTGTTATAATTTTCCACACTGTTATTATACCCTTCCCGCATCAAGGCGATTTCATTTTCCAGTGATGTCAGCGTCCGGGCTGTCTGGCTGAGGACTTCGCTGGCTTTTAAATCAGGATAAGCCTCCCTGATAGCAATAAAACTCGTGGTGAAATGGTGCTCTGCCTGTGCAAATTGCGTAGCCTCCGCCGAGGAGAATTGTTTCTGGCTCCCGAGCAAATTGCGCATTTGGGCCAGGGACTCCTGGACGGGACTTTCGTGCTGGAAATAGGCCTCTGCAATTTGCGTCAGCATCGGGACGAGGTCTGCCCGCTTTTTCAGGGACACATCTATATTCGCCCAAGCTTTACGCACCCTTTGCCTCAAATCGACGAGGTCATTAAAGACCAGCACCACCATGACGAGGGCAAGATAAGCAACTGGCACTAATCCCGCCAGCAAGAGATTCGACGGGGCAAAGCTCCCCGCAAACCCAAAAAGCATGAGGGCAAAAAGAATCAGGGTATTAATACTGGTGTTATGCCAGAGGATGGCATCCTTCGCATAATACCGTTTGATTGTCTGTTCTGGTAAGTTCGCCAAGATAAAGGGTTCCTTCAAATCCGGTTTGGTAATATAAAGGGAGCTCCCTGTGAACGGGTCTACTTGGGCGGCCCCGAGGATATAAGCTTGGTCACCTTCTTGAACCCAATTTTCCGTGTATCGCATATCACCATCTTTCGAGACAAGCTGGTGATTCGTAAAAATCTTTGCACCCTGGGGGTCCACCCTGATCTGACCGGACTCATCACGGCAATAAAATATTTTTACTTCTTTGTCATCTTGTAGTGTCACCCACTTGGAGTTTTTACCTGAGCCTTTCTTTTCCTCGACCTTATAATGATAATAACAACAGGTCTGTCCGCTTAAAGGTCCCACTAATTTCTGGTCATCATCGGCAAATGAAACCACTCCCACAGTCTCGGCGAGTCCGTAGCTGATACCCGCAGGTTTCGCCGTCGTCACATTGTCGATGAATCGGCGGATACGTAACTGACCAAATCCAAACCACGCTGCTATCAAGGCCACAAGCAGAGCCCCCGCACAAATACTCCCCGCGAGTAAAAAACTAAAACGAGCTGTTTTCTGTTTCCAACGCAGCTCATTATCCAAGGGATAGTCAACACATGGGAACTGCTTTTCAAATCCTGACAACCCCCACATCGGGAGGAAAAGATTTTCCGGAAAAGAGTATAAAGTCTCCCGTGTCCTTTTAGCGGACGCAATGAGCTCACTCCTGATTTCAACGCGCCTCGGAGACATGGTATTTCCCCACAAAGGCAAACCATCCTCCTTCTGTACCATGAGATCGGCCATTTCTTCCTGGTGCTTTAGTCGTTCCACCGCGGCAATAGCGTCGCGATGCATCATGGTGTAACCGAAATAAGCCAAAGAGCCGCCTAATATCACCGCCAGCATCACCAGATATACCATGGGCCGATATGCCCCGAGTATCCCGCAAAAGACCACCGTCGCCAGCGACCAGCAAACCAATGCCCCCCAGACCATCATCACTCCTTTAAAGACAATCGACACACGCTCCGCCACCTCCGTGCCCGTGGTAATAATCGGCACATAAACCCCGGGTTCCTGGAATCCAACTTGCAATATCCCCCGCTCATTAGCTTGGGCAAACCCAAAG from Verrucomicrobiota bacterium carries:
- a CDS encoding LemA family protein, which codes for MKVFFLILMALLLIGGGILLQRFGFDAIRKTRELARLPEGKVIGVIPGEVHLRGTTKIFNAQVHTPYTHAPCLHYSYTLEEETKDSDGDTSWKVRERKSESVPFLLNDETGQIVINPTDGIKWNLTRNQVNIDGKFRHTETYLQGGEVITLFGFAQANERGILQVGFQEPGVYVPIITTGTEVAERVSIVFKGVMMVWGALVCWSLATVVFCGILGAYRPMVYLVMLAVILGGSLAYFGYTMMHRDAIAAVERLKHQEEMADLMVQKEDGLPLWGNTMSPRRVEIRSELIASAKRTRETLYSFPENLFLPMWGLSGFEKQFPCVDYPLDNELRWKQKTARFSFLLAGSICAGALLVALIAAWFGFGQLRIRRFIDNVTTAKPAGISYGLAETVGVVSFADDDQKLVGPLSGQTCCYYHYKVEEKKGSGKNSKWVTLQDDKEVKIFYCRDESGQIRVDPQGAKIFTNHQLVSKDGDMRYTENWVQEGDQAYILGAAQVDPFTGSSLYITKPDLKEPFILANLPEQTIKRYYAKDAILWHNTSINTLILFALMLFGFAGSFAPSNLLLAGLVPVAYLALVMVVLVFNDLVDLRQRVRKAWANIDVSLKKRADLVPMLTQIAEAYFQHESPVQESLAQMRNLLGSQKQFSSAEATQFAQAEHHFTTSFIAIREAYPDLKASEVLSQTARTLTSLENEIALMREGYNNSVENYNTRCGKIPEIIYAKLFGFRQADFFNAPFEIQQVPKVNLS